Proteins encoded within one genomic window of Streptomyces taklimakanensis:
- a CDS encoding PP2C family protein-serine/threonine phosphatase, giving the protein MAVVALVDVTAGPDVGFLPLLSLGPAFASLVGGMRRTALIGLLALLLCLCLTAFNDLLWSMRGYTALISVVGVAVAGLVAAAIRQRHEAELASMRSIAEVAQRVLLRPVPRAAGHLRVAVSYTSAVAEARIGGDLYEVVNSPSGVRLIVGDVQGKGLEAVETAAVVLAAFREAAYDEPDLTAVSARLERSVNRHMGAERFVTAVLAETHEDRSVTLLNHGHPSPLVVRADGAAHPVEPPETAPPLGTGFDLKPPEPYGVTLAPGDQMLLHTDGVTEARDPEGDFYPLVRRSFLLREASPDIALESLRRDLVAHVGGPLHDDAAMLLLRYRDG; this is encoded by the coding sequence ATGGCCGTCGTCGCCCTGGTGGACGTGACGGCGGGGCCGGACGTGGGGTTCCTGCCGCTGTTATCCCTGGGCCCCGCCTTCGCCAGCCTCGTCGGCGGCATGCGCCGTACCGCGCTGATCGGGCTGTTGGCCCTGCTGCTGTGCCTGTGTCTGACCGCCTTCAACGACCTGTTGTGGTCGATGCGCGGCTACACGGCCCTGATCTCGGTGGTCGGGGTGGCGGTGGCCGGGTTGGTCGCCGCCGCCATCCGACAACGGCACGAGGCGGAACTGGCCAGCATGCGGTCCATCGCGGAGGTGGCCCAGCGGGTGCTGCTGCGTCCGGTGCCGCGCGCGGCGGGCCATCTGCGGGTGGCGGTCTCCTACACCTCCGCGGTGGCCGAGGCGCGGATCGGGGGCGACCTGTACGAGGTCGTCAACTCCCCCTCGGGGGTCCGGCTGATCGTGGGCGACGTACAGGGAAAGGGCCTGGAGGCGGTGGAGACGGCCGCCGTGGTGCTGGCCGCGTTCCGGGAGGCCGCGTACGACGAACCGGACCTGACGGCGGTGAGCGCCCGGCTGGAGAGATCGGTCAACCGGCACATGGGGGCGGAGCGGTTCGTCACCGCCGTCCTGGCCGAGACGCACGAGGACCGCTCGGTCACCCTGCTCAACCACGGTCACCCGTCGCCGCTGGTCGTCCGCGCGGACGGTGCGGCCCACCCGGTGGAACCGCCCGAGACCGCTCCGCCGCTGGGCACGGGATTCGACCTCAAACCGCCCGAGCCGTACGGGGTGACCCTCGCCCCCGGCGACCAGATGCTGCTGCACACCGACGGCGTCACCGAGGCGCGCGATCCGGAGGGCGATTTCTACCCGCTCGTGCGGCGGTCCTTCCTGCTGCGGGAGGCGAGCCCGGACATCGCGCTGGAGTCGCTGCGCAGGGATCTGGTGGCCCACGTGGGCGGACCGCTGCACGACGACGCGGCCATGCTGCTCCTGCGCTACCGGGACGGCTGA